The following proteins come from a genomic window of Chryseobacterium glaciei:
- a CDS encoding DNA topoisomerase IV subunit B has protein sequence MSQEINPIYSEDNIRTLDWQEHIRLRPGMYIGKLGDGSSADDGIYILLKEILDNSIDEFRMKSGKRIEIKVDDGKVMIRDFGRGIPLGKVVDAVSKMNTGGKYDSKAFKKSVGLNGVGTKAVNALSEYFRVRSFREGKMKMAEFSRGMITEDFEEKDTSDRNGTEISFVPDGEIFLHFKYRKEYIERMLRNYAYLNPGLKILFNGETFYSENGLKDLLEEEVESEILYPIVHLRDNDIELAITHSDKSQTETYFSFVNGQNTTQGGTHLNAFREAYVKTIREFFNKNFDASDIRKSIIAAISINVEEPVFESQTKTKLGSNDIGPNGPTVRTFIIDFLKSKLDNFLHKNPEISEAIQRKILISERERKELSGIQKLARERAKKVSLHNKKLRDCRQHYNDQKAERKGDTQIFITEGDSASGSITKSRQVETQAVFSLKGKPLNCYGLTKKVVYENEEFNLLQAALNIEESLEDLRYNHVIIATDADVDGMHIRLLMITFFLQFFPDLIKNGHLYILQTPLFRVRNKKETRYCYSEQERVKALNELGKNPEITRFKGLGEISPDEFKHFIGKDIRLEPVVIGKDQTIEQLLEFYMGKNTPDRQLFILDNLVVEDPDIDKKEILSEAIEE, from the coding sequence GCTCATCTGCTGATGACGGTATTTATATTTTGCTTAAAGAAATTCTGGACAACTCTATCGATGAGTTCAGAATGAAGTCGGGTAAGAGAATTGAAATAAAAGTGGACGACGGTAAAGTTATGATTCGTGACTTTGGCCGTGGAATTCCATTAGGAAAAGTGGTAGACGCTGTTTCCAAAATGAATACTGGGGGTAAGTATGATAGTAAAGCCTTCAAAAAATCTGTAGGTCTGAATGGGGTAGGTACAAAAGCTGTAAATGCTCTTTCAGAATATTTCCGTGTACGATCTTTCCGTGAAGGAAAAATGAAGATGGCAGAATTTTCCCGTGGGATGATTACGGAAGATTTTGAAGAAAAAGATACCTCAGACAGAAACGGAACCGAAATTTCCTTTGTTCCGGATGGAGAAATTTTCCTTCATTTCAAATACAGAAAAGAGTATATCGAAAGGATGTTACGTAATTATGCGTATCTAAATCCGGGATTAAAAATTCTTTTCAACGGAGAAACATTTTATTCTGAAAATGGTCTTAAAGACTTATTGGAAGAGGAAGTGGAAAGTGAAATTCTTTATCCAATCGTTCACTTGAGGGATAATGATATTGAATTAGCCATCACGCATTCCGATAAATCTCAGACCGAGACCTATTTTTCATTCGTTAACGGACAAAATACAACGCAGGGTGGAACGCACTTAAATGCCTTCCGTGAAGCGTATGTAAAAACGATCCGTGAGTTTTTTAATAAGAATTTTGATGCTTCTGATATCAGAAAATCGATCATCGCAGCGATTTCCATTAATGTTGAAGAGCCTGTTTTTGAATCTCAGACGAAAACTAAATTAGGTTCAAACGATATTGGACCAAATGGGCCAACGGTTAGAACTTTCATCATTGATTTTCTGAAAAGTAAATTAGATAATTTCTTACATAAAAATCCTGAAATTTCTGAAGCGATCCAGAGAAAAATATTGATCTCGGAAAGAGAAAGAAAAGAGCTTTCCGGAATTCAGAAATTGGCGAGAGAAAGAGCTAAGAAAGTTTCTCTTCACAATAAAAAACTTCGTGACTGCAGACAGCATTATAATGATCAAAAGGCTGAAAGAAAAGGAGATACGCAGATTTTTATTACCGAAGGAGATTCTGCATCAGGATCAATCACAAAATCTAGACAGGTAGAAACTCAGGCTGTATTTTCATTAAAAGGAAAGCCTTTGAATTGCTATGGGCTTACGAAAAAGGTAGTGTACGAAAATGAAGAATTCAATTTGCTTCAAGCTGCTTTAAATATCGAAGAAAGTCTTGAAGACTTAAGATATAACCACGTAATTATTGCAACAGATGCCGACGTCGATGGGATGCACATTCGTTTGCTGATGATCACATTCTTTTTACAGTTTTTCCCTGATCTGATTAAGAATGGACACCTTTATATCCTTCAAACTCCTTTGTTTAGGGTAAGAAATAAAAAGGAAACAAGATATTGTTACTCCGAACAGGAAAGAGTGAAAGCATTAAACGAGTTGGGAAAGAACCCTGAGATTACTCGATTCAAAGGATTGGGAGAGATCTCGCCTGATGAGTTTAAACATTTCATTGGTAAAGACATTCGTCTGGAACCTGTCGTGATCGGAAAAGATCAGACAATAGAACAGTTATTAGAATTTTACATGGGTAAAAATACTCCGGACAGACAGTTGTTTATCTTGGATAACCTTGTCGTAGAAGACCCGGATATTGATAAAAAAGAAATATTGAGTGAAGCTATAGAAGAATAA
- the rhaM gene encoding L-rhamnose mutarotase — MKKRVSFKMFLKPGCENEYEKRHNEIWPELQALLKESGVSDYTIYWDRDTNILFAHQTISEGAGSQDLGTSEIVKKWWNHMADIMETNPDNSPISVPLKEVFHLE, encoded by the coding sequence ATGAAAAAAAGAGTATCCTTCAAAATGTTTCTAAAGCCCGGTTGCGAAAACGAATATGAAAAAAGGCACAACGAAATTTGGCCGGAACTACAGGCATTATTAAAAGAATCGGGAGTGTCTGATTATACGATATATTGGGATAGAGACACCAATATTCTATTTGCCCATCAAACTATTTCGGAAGGTGCAGGTTCTCAGGACTTAGGAACTTCTGAAATTGTGAAAAAATGGTGGAATCATATGGCGGATATTATGGAAACCAATCCGGATAACTCTCCAATAAGCGTTCCTTTAAAAGAAGTTTTTCATTTAGAGTAA
- a CDS encoding T9SS type A sorting domain-containing protein, which translates to MKKFFIYFVLLFSSILLKAQVTITQATGWLETAYVKWTPISGVDSYKVYYTGGGQTNKLIDTQLIRSYGSYFRADILGLSAGNYTIKVVPVTNNVEGPEAVSNAVTVLPHDRTGFAHSNGRIPGAYNLDGTLKSNAVVIYITQGTKNTVSLNVTGANANPCVGLQTILDGFKKGIDSRPLVVRLIGNITDPSYLLNGDAVIENKSLAANSVTFEGVGSDAVVNGWGVRIKNATNVEVRNLGFMLTDAAEGDNLSLQQDNSYVWAHNCDFFYGKPGGDADQAKGDGALDAKKSTYITFSYNHFWDNGKSCLLGLSEGTTAGLYITYHHNWFDHSDSRHPRVRYYSAHVYNNYYDGNSKYGVGSTLGSSVFVEGNYFRNCKYPTLISKQGTDVANGSTGTFSGENGGMIKAFDNYMINQNAFIPYNSTSASAQFDAYVATTRSEALTVNIKAFQGNATYNNFDTNASLYINSLVPDSPTAAKDKVTQYSGRVSGGDINWTFNNAVDDTSDAVNTGLMALLQGYTPTLVFVQGEVSTPVSSQTLLIASNNDQNVTVGSAIEPMIFTWGGTATDATVTGLPASGISFVKNVTNKTITISGIPTADVDFTVTTVGSSGTPVSGTGSIAVTTTGTNPQGNEVHNFTASNLSSSFYSFTSANINSTDGSANYDGIALTKRLKIESATSINYNTTAPSSLTLVFDPTFSGTVKVDGISYTASLGVVTIPTVNAGSHSITKGSVANLFYIKTQYASSAVLATHENKVEKLSIYPNPVETILTISNSEKNPIENIILMNGLGEIVKNIKGNTRSIDMSGFPSGMYFIQIKTKQGLVNQKIIKK; encoded by the coding sequence ATGAAAAAATTCTTTATTTATTTTGTGCTTCTCTTCAGCTCCATTTTGCTGAAAGCACAAGTTACCATAACCCAAGCGACAGGTTGGCTTGAAACAGCATACGTAAAATGGACTCCAATAAGCGGAGTTGATAGTTACAAAGTCTATTATACCGGTGGTGGACAAACCAACAAACTTATTGATACACAATTAATAAGAAGTTACGGTTCTTATTTTAGAGCTGATATTTTAGGTCTTAGTGCAGGAAATTATACTATAAAAGTTGTTCCCGTAACCAATAATGTGGAAGGTCCGGAAGCTGTGTCCAATGCAGTAACTGTACTTCCTCATGACAGAACCGGCTTTGCTCACAGCAACGGAAGAATTCCTGGAGCATACAATCTTGATGGAACTCTAAAATCCAATGCAGTAGTTATTTACATCACTCAAGGAACAAAAAATACAGTTTCCCTGAACGTAACAGGCGCTAATGCAAACCCTTGTGTAGGGTTACAAACTATTTTGGACGGTTTCAAAAAAGGAATTGACAGCCGTCCTTTAGTCGTAAGATTAATCGGAAATATTACAGATCCAAGTTATTTGCTAAATGGTGATGCTGTAATTGAAAATAAAAGTCTTGCGGCCAATTCAGTCACATTTGAAGGCGTTGGTTCCGACGCTGTTGTTAATGGTTGGGGTGTAAGAATTAAAAATGCAACCAATGTTGAAGTAAGAAATCTAGGTTTTATGTTGACTGACGCTGCAGAAGGTGACAATTTAAGTCTACAACAAGATAACAGCTATGTCTGGGCTCACAACTGCGACTTTTTCTACGGAAAACCAGGTGGAGATGCTGATCAGGCGAAAGGTGACGGAGCTTTGGATGCTAAAAAATCAACGTATATCACTTTTTCATACAACCATTTTTGGGACAATGGTAAAAGCTGTCTTCTTGGTTTGAGCGAAGGAACAACAGCCGGACTTTACATCACTTATCATCACAATTGGTTTGATCATTCAGATTCAAGACATCCGCGTGTTCGTTATTATTCGGCACATGTTTACAACAATTATTATGACGGAAACTCAAAATATGGAGTCGGATCAACGTTAGGTTCATCTGTTTTTGTTGAAGGAAATTATTTCAGAAACTGTAAATATCCGACGCTTATTTCAAAACAAGGAACTGATGTTGCTAACGGTTCTACAGGAACTTTTTCAGGCGAAAATGGCGGAATGATCAAAGCTTTTGATAATTATATGATCAACCAAAATGCTTTTATTCCATACAACTCAACAAGCGCATCCGCTCAGTTTGATGCTTATGTTGCAACAACTAGAAGTGAAGCATTGACAGTTAATATCAAAGCTTTCCAGGGAAATGCAACGTATAATAATTTTGATACTAATGCTTCATTATATATCAATTCATTGGTTCCGGATTCTCCCACGGCTGCAAAAGATAAAGTAACACAGTATTCGGGAAGAGTTTCGGGTGGAGATATCAATTGGACATTCAATAATGCAGTTGATGATACTTCTGATGCGGTAAATACAGGTTTGATGGCTTTATTACAAGGCTACACTCCTACTTTGGTATTTGTACAGGGAGAAGTTTCAACTCCGGTTAGTTCTCAAACACTACTTATTGCATCGAACAACGATCAAAATGTAACTGTGGGAAGTGCCATCGAACCAATGATCTTCACTTGGGGTGGAACAGCAACCGATGCTACCGTAACAGGACTTCCCGCTTCAGGAATAAGCTTTGTGAAAAATGTGACCAATAAAACAATAACTATATCTGGAATCCCGACTGCGGATGTAGATTTCACAGTAACGACGGTTGGTTCTTCGGGAACTCCAGTTTCTGGAACAGGAAGTATTGCAGTGACCACAACAGGAACAAATCCGCAAGGAAATGAGGTGCATAACTTTACAGCTTCTAATTTAAGCAGTTCGTTCTATTCATTTACATCAGCGAATATTAATTCAACCGATGGATCAGCAAACTATGATGGAATAGCTTTAACAAAACGTTTAAAAATAGAATCTGCAACCTCAATCAACTATAATACAACAGCTCCATCTTCATTAACTTTAGTTTTTGATCCAACATTCAGCGGAACTGTAAAAGTAGACGGAATTTCTTACACGGCATCTTTGGGAGTTGTAACGATTCCAACGGTAAATGCGGGTTCACACTCGATTACAAAAGGAAGTGTTGCGAATCTGTTTTACATTAAAACACAATATGCTTCTTCCGCTGTTTTAGCGACTCATGAAAATAAGGTTGAGAAACTGTCGATTTATCCAAATCCGGTAGAAACAATTCTTACCATCTCAAATTCTGAAAAAAATCCCATTGAAAATATTATTTTAATGAATGGTTTGGGAGAAATTGTTAAAAATATCAAAGGAAACACTCGATCAATTGATATGAGCGGATTTCCATCCGGAATGTATTTCATTCAGATAAAAACAAAACAAGGACTTGTAAATCAAAAAATTATCAAGAAGTAA
- a CDS encoding rhomboid family intramembrane serine protease: MNIVVLVIIAVTCIISYMGLNNIQLFEKYKFNINAIKSKKEYIRLVSSAFLHADFMHLFFNMLSLYFFQGVVIHFFGTIGFLIIYFGSMILGNLFSLLIYKNQPWYSAIGASGAVSGIIFASIAMAPNEISVNFLPGWLFGTLYFGYSVYMMLNPKQWDNLGHSAHLGGAFFGLVYSIALHPDLALSNWYFLGAMSLPLIYLSYQIFIKKKIG; the protein is encoded by the coding sequence ATGAATATAGTAGTTTTAGTAATCATTGCCGTGACCTGTATTATCAGTTACATGGGGCTTAATAATATTCAGTTATTTGAAAAATATAAGTTTAATATTAATGCGATAAAATCCAAAAAAGAATATATAAGATTGGTAAGTTCAGCATTTCTTCATGCGGATTTTATGCACTTATTCTTCAATATGTTGTCTTTGTATTTCTTTCAGGGAGTGGTTATTCATTTTTTTGGAACTATAGGGTTTTTAATTATCTACTTTGGATCGATGATTCTTGGAAATTTGTTTAGCTTACTTATTTACAAAAATCAACCTTGGTATTCAGCTATTGGAGCTTCTGGTGCTGTTTCCGGGATTATCTTCGCGTCAATTGCGATGGCTCCAAACGAAATTAGCGTTAATTTTTTACCAGGCTGGCTTTTCGGAACATTATATTTCGGATATTCTGTATATATGATGTTAAATCCAAAGCAATGGGATAATCTGGGACACTCTGCACATTTAGGTGGAGCATTTTTCGGATTGGTTTATTCAATCGCATTGCACCCTGATTTAGCATTAAGTAATTGGTATTTCTTAGGAGCAATGTCCCTTCCTTTAATATATTTATCTTATCAAATATTTATAAAAAAAAAGATAGGTTAA
- the yaaA gene encoding peroxide stress protein YaaA, producing the protein MKIITSPAKLMNVENSTDLLRTTTPKFIEEAALLQSHLKHRSPKYLSELMEISPKLADENWERNQKWKEKPTAKESAPAMFAFTGEVYRGLDAKTLDKNAVDYLQKNYRILSGLYGLLKPSDKVMLYRLEMGRNFEFENYKNLYEFWKEKVTEQLNSEMKKNEVLLHLCSNEYGKVIDRKKLNHPVIDFDFYELREGKLKTIVVYTKHARGLAVRFCAETNAKTLNDVKAFNYEGYRINEEKSTDTKLVFTR; encoded by the coding sequence ATGAAAATAATAACATCTCCTGCTAAATTAATGAACGTAGAAAACTCAACAGACCTTTTGAGAACTACAACGCCTAAATTCATTGAAGAAGCAGCACTTTTACAATCACATTTAAAACATAGATCTCCAAAATATCTTTCTGAACTCATGGAAATATCGCCAAAACTGGCCGATGAAAACTGGGAAAGAAACCAAAAATGGAAAGAAAAACCAACCGCAAAAGAATCTGCTCCCGCCATGTTTGCCTTTACAGGTGAAGTTTACAGAGGGCTGGATGCTAAAACTTTAGATAAAAACGCCGTAGATTATTTACAGAAAAACTACAGAATACTTTCCGGATTGTATGGTTTGTTGAAACCTTCTGACAAAGTAATGCTTTACAGACTGGAAATGGGACGTAATTTCGAGTTTGAAAATTATAAAAATCTGTACGAATTCTGGAAAGAAAAAGTGACCGAACAATTGAATTCTGAGATGAAAAAAAATGAAGTTCTTCTTCATTTATGTAGCAACGAATACGGAAAAGTAATCGACAGAAAAAAGCTAAATCACCCCGTAATTGATTTTGATTTTTACGAATTAAGAGAAGGAAAACTGAAAACAATCGTAGTTTACACAAAACACGCAAGAGGTTTGGCCGTAAGATTCTGCGCAGAAACCAATGCGAAAACATTGAATGATGTAAAAGCTTTCAACTACGAAGGTTATAGAATCAACGAAGAAAAATCTACAGATACTAAATTGGTTTTTACAAGATAA
- a CDS encoding L-threonylcarbamoyladenylate synthase gives MAKILRIYPENPQENLINEVIKCLNNGGLIIYPSDTIYALGCNIFDIKAMEKLAQIKKMKLEKAQFSIICNDLSHLSDFTRPIDTSVFRFLKSHLPGPFTFILDANKSVPLAYKGHKTIGIRVPDHPIPQLIVEKLGHPIASTSIKDDDEIIEYSTDPELIAEKYDHLVDIVIDSGYGDNVASTIVDLTSGEPELIRQGKGII, from the coding sequence ATGGCAAAAATACTAAGAATTTACCCGGAAAACCCTCAGGAAAATCTTATTAATGAGGTAATTAAATGTTTAAATAATGGCGGATTGATCATTTATCCGTCCGATACTATTTATGCGTTAGGTTGTAATATTTTTGATATAAAAGCCATGGAAAAACTGGCTCAGATCAAAAAAATGAAACTGGAGAAGGCTCAATTCTCTATTATTTGTAATGATTTAAGCCATCTTTCAGATTTTACGAGACCTATTGACACTTCGGTTTTCAGGTTTTTAAAAAGCCATCTTCCAGGTCCTTTCACATTTATTTTGGATGCCAACAAAAGTGTGCCTTTAGCTTATAAAGGTCACAAAACAATCGGTATTCGTGTGCCGGATCACCCGATTCCACAGCTTATTGTTGAAAAATTAGGACATCCGATTGCCTCAACTTCCATAAAAGATGATGACGAGATCATTGAATATTCTACAGATCCCGAATTAATTGCCGAAAAATATGACCATCTGGTTGATATTGTCATTGATTCAGGATATGGAGACAACGTAGCTTCAACAATTGTAGACCTTACTTCCGGAGAACCTGAACTGATCAGACAAGGAAAAGGAATTATTTAA
- the prmC gene encoding peptide chain release factor N(5)-glutamine methyltransferase → MTILEYKQYFQNELSELYTESESAFLYSIFIEHFLGLDTFNQRRLSDQKLLIEDENKLQKVILELKTNKPYQHILGETEFYGMKFFVNENVLIPRPETEELLEIAIQKIHNSQFTIHKLKILDIGTGSGIIPLVLKKHFPEAEVSSIDFSEKALEVAKKNADFHQLKINLIHADYLNFELTDNYDVIISNPPYIGIEEETEIADSVKEFEPKMALFSPTSDALIFYRKIADDSEKYLNKNGLLFLEINQKLGLETLNLYKDLFSEVKLVKDLSENDRFIVGIK, encoded by the coding sequence ATGACGATTTTAGAATATAAGCAATACTTCCAAAATGAACTTTCCGAGCTGTATACAGAATCGGAAAGTGCTTTTTTATACTCCATTTTTATAGAACATTTTTTAGGTCTTGATACTTTTAATCAAAGAAGATTATCCGATCAGAAATTATTGATTGAGGATGAAAATAAGCTTCAAAAAGTTATTTTAGAATTAAAAACCAACAAGCCGTATCAGCATATTTTAGGTGAAACGGAATTTTACGGAATGAAGTTTTTTGTGAATGAAAATGTGCTAATTCCACGCCCTGAAACGGAAGAATTATTGGAAATCGCGATTCAAAAAATTCACAATTCACAATTCACAATTCACAAGTTGAAAATCCTCGACATCGGAACCGGAAGCGGGATAATTCCTTTAGTTTTAAAGAAACATTTTCCTGAAGCCGAAGTTTCATCAATCGATTTTTCTGAAAAAGCTTTAGAAGTTGCAAAAAAAAATGCAGATTTTCATCAATTGAAAATCAATTTGATTCATGCGGATTATCTTAATTTTGAATTGACTGATAATTACGACGTTATCATTTCAAATCCACCTTATATTGGAATTGAAGAAGAGACCGAAATTGCCGATTCTGTGAAAGAATTTGAGCCCAAAATGGCACTCTTCTCTCCCACTTCTGACGCGTTGATTTTTTACCGAAAAATAGCAGACGATTCTGAAAAATATTTAAATAAAAACGGATTATTATTTTTAGAAATTAATCAAAAATTAGGTCTGGAAACTTTGAATCTTTATAAAGATTTGTTTTCAGAAGTTAAGCTTGTTAAAGATTTATCTGAAAATGATCGTTTTATTGTTGGAATTAAATAA
- a CDS encoding DNA gyrase/topoisomerase IV subunit A, whose translation MTEEHSHEGESLKKVSGLYKDWFLDYASYVILDRAIPSVYDGLKPVQRRIMHSMRELEDGRYNKVANIVGNTMKYHPHGDASITDAMVAIGQKELLIDTQGNWGNIYTGDSAAAARYIEARLTPFALEVVFNPKTTEWAKSYDGRNNEPIDLPVKFPLLLAQGVEGIGVGLSTKILPHNFNELINASVAYLKGKKFEIFPDFLTAGYLDISEYNDGHRGGKVRARARITQTDKHTLVITELPFSKNTSDLIDSILKANEKGKIKIKKIEDNTSDKVEILIHLPNDSSPDKTIDALYAFTDCQVTISPNACVIVGDKPMFLNVSEILRMNTDHTVSLLKKELEIELHELQENWHFSSLERIFIENRIYHDIEEVETWDDVLLTIDKGLKPHTKHLLRAVTQEDILRLTEIRIKRISRFDLDKFKENIAALEGKIELVKHNLAHLITYAIDYYLNIQKKFGKDRERKTELRIFDTIDATKVAVANEKFYANFEEGFIGTSLKKDQYLFDCSDIDEIITFRKDGSMKVVKVEAKTFIGKDILHVAIFKKNDKRTVYNMIYREGRDGPYYMKRFSVTGVTRNTDYPLASDKKFSEMLYFSANPNGEAETVSVLLKPNPRIRKNKMDIDFSELAIKGRDSKGNLVTKYSIKKVDLKEEGVSTLAPRRIWFDDTVRRLNADGRGTLLGSFKGDDKILIVTGNGEAKLISFDLGNRFDDEYLILEKWRPNQPITCIYYDGEKEIYFIKRFLLENNTNPQAFMPSEHPKSFIENIIVANGCTAEIAFAKDKGKERDPETVNIDEFIAVKGIKAIGNQFTKFKVKTINVTIPEPEEEEPEVYEEPENTEGTDDDGGVIGDLFDAGEPENQ comes from the coding sequence ATGACAGAAGAACACTCTCATGAAGGTGAAAGCTTAAAAAAAGTTTCCGGTCTTTACAAAGATTGGTTTCTTGATTATGCATCGTATGTAATTTTAGACAGGGCAATTCCGTCTGTTTATGATGGTTTGAAGCCTGTTCAGCGAAGAATCATGCACTCCATGCGTGAGCTGGAAGACGGTCGTTACAACAAAGTTGCCAATATCGTTGGAAATACCATGAAATATCACCCTCATGGTGATGCGTCGATTACCGATGCAATGGTAGCGATCGGCCAAAAGGAACTCTTAATAGATACTCAGGGAAACTGGGGAAATATCTATACAGGAGATTCTGCGGCGGCGGCGAGATATATTGAAGCGAGATTAACACCTTTTGCACTAGAAGTTGTCTTCAATCCTAAAACAACGGAGTGGGCAAAATCTTATGACGGTAGGAATAACGAACCGATCGACCTACCTGTAAAATTTCCATTGCTTCTTGCACAGGGAGTTGAGGGAATTGGTGTTGGGCTTTCAACCAAGATTCTTCCACATAATTTTAATGAATTAATTAATGCTTCTGTTGCCTATTTAAAAGGTAAAAAGTTTGAAATATTCCCAGATTTCTTAACCGCCGGATATTTAGATATTTCTGAATATAACGACGGTCATAGAGGGGGGAAAGTAAGAGCCAGAGCCAGAATTACGCAGACAGACAAGCATACTTTAGTGATTACTGAGCTTCCTTTTTCTAAAAATACGAGCGATTTAATTGATTCAATATTAAAAGCGAATGAAAAAGGAAAAATCAAGATCAAAAAAATTGAGGACAATACGTCTGATAAAGTAGAAATCCTTATTCATCTTCCAAATGATTCTTCGCCTGATAAAACAATTGATGCTTTATACGCATTTACAGATTGCCAGGTAACTATTTCTCCGAATGCGTGTGTAATTGTTGGTGATAAACCAATGTTCCTGAACGTTTCTGAGATTTTAAGAATGAATACTGATCACACAGTTTCATTGCTCAAAAAAGAATTGGAGATCGAACTTCACGAGTTGCAGGAAAACTGGCATTTCTCTTCATTGGAAAGGATTTTCATTGAAAACAGAATTTACCACGATATTGAAGAAGTTGAAACTTGGGATGATGTTTTATTAACAATCGACAAAGGCTTAAAACCTCACACGAAACATCTGTTAAGAGCCGTAACGCAGGAAGATATTCTTCGATTGACAGAGATCAGAATTAAGAGAATTTCAAGATTCGATTTAGATAAATTTAAAGAAAATATAGCCGCTCTTGAAGGCAAAATTGAACTTGTAAAACATAACCTGGCTCACCTTATTACCTATGCAATTGATTATTATTTAAATATTCAAAAGAAATTTGGTAAGGATAGAGAAAGAAAAACGGAGCTTAGAATTTTTGATACGATTGATGCAACGAAAGTAGCCGTAGCCAACGAAAAATTCTATGCTAATTTTGAAGAAGGTTTCATCGGAACTTCTCTGAAAAAAGATCAGTATTTATTTGATTGTTCGGACATCGACGAGATCATTACTTTCAGAAAAGACGGAAGCATGAAAGTCGTAAAAGTGGAAGCTAAAACTTTTATCGGAAAGGATATTTTGCATGTTGCAATTTTCAAGAAAAACGATAAGAGAACGGTTTACAACATGATTTACCGTGAAGGTAGAGACGGGCCATATTACATGAAACGTTTTTCCGTAACGGGTGTGACCAGAAACACAGATTATCCGTTAGCTTCAGATAAAAAATTCTCTGAAATGCTTTATTTCTCAGCAAATCCAAATGGTGAAGCAGAAACGGTATCGGTACTTTTAAAGCCAAATCCAAGAATCAGAAAAAATAAAATGGATATTGATTTCTCTGAATTAGCCATCAAAGGGCGTGATTCTAAAGGGAATTTGGTAACCAAATATTCTATTAAAAAAGTTGATCTTAAAGAAGAAGGCGTTTCTACATTAGCACCAAGAAGAATTTGGTTTGATGATACCGTTAGAAGACTAAACGCAGACGGAAGAGGAACTTTATTGGGAAGTTTTAAAGGAGACGATAAAATATTAATTGTCACGGGTAACGGAGAAGCTAAATTGATTTCTTTTGATCTAGGAAACCGTTTCGATGACGAATACCTGATCTTAGAAAAATGGAGACCTAATCAGCCAATCACATGTATTTATTATGATGGCGAAAAGGAAATTTATTTTATCAAAAGGTTCCTTTTGGAGAATAATACGAATCCGCAGGCCTTTATGCCATCAGAACATCCTAAGTCATTTATCGAAAATATAATTGTAGCGAATGGCTGTACTGCAGAAATCGCTTTTGCAAAAGATAAAGGAAAAGAACGAGATCCTGAAACAGTAAATATTGACGAATTTATTGCCGTAAAAGGGATTAAAGCTATTGGAAATCAGTTTACTAAATTTAAAGTTAAGACAATCAACGTAACCATTCCTGAACCTGAAGAGGAAGAGCCGGAAGTATATGAAGAACCTGAAAATACAGAAGGAACGGATGATGACGGAGGTGTGATAGGTGATTTGTTTGATGCAGGAGAACCTGAAAATCAATAG
- a CDS encoding CPBP family intramembrane glutamic endopeptidase yields MSFNGKYSLGILLTFALLALVMLYVFPFLSLITGTKTMTAGLFFNSRIVIWIVLLLIFLYSKLIEKSSITIWKDKKYPMSFYIGAVLCLYFICAIGGALLNGLIFLITHEKMSDKLIQLQSIFKNNYFLIIFTCLTAGVVEEVLMRGYIQPRVEKIYNSPVLGVMISAILFGILHSTYGTIGQVVGPLFIGIVFAVFYKLYSNIKIIIMCHFLFDFVSLMIMNFIDIKHLSAF; encoded by the coding sequence ATGAGTTTTAACGGAAAATATTCTTTAGGAATTCTTCTCACTTTTGCGCTCCTTGCATTAGTGATGCTTTATGTTTTTCCTTTCTTGAGCTTAATTACAGGGACAAAAACTATGACAGCCGGTCTGTTTTTTAATAGCAGAATTGTTATTTGGATCGTTTTGTTATTGATTTTTCTTTACAGTAAATTAATCGAGAAAAGCTCCATTACGATTTGGAAAGACAAAAAATATCCAATGTCTTTTTATATTGGTGCCGTGCTTTGTCTTTATTTTATTTGCGCGATTGGAGGCGCACTTTTAAATGGGTTAATCTTTCTTATTACGCATGAAAAAATGAGCGACAAACTCATTCAGCTGCAATCGATTTTTAAGAATAATTATTTTTTGATTATTTTTACGTGTCTAACTGCGGGCGTTGTAGAAGAGGTTTTAATGCGAGGTTACATCCAGCCCAGAGTTGAAAAAATATACAACAGTCCGGTTTTAGGAGTTATGATCTCCGCTATTTTATTTGGAATTCTTCACAGTACATACGGAACGATTGGTCAGGTTGTAGGACCTCTCTTTATCGGGATCGTTTTTGCTGTATTTTATAAATTATATTCGAATATTAAAATCATCATTATGTGCCATTTTCTATTTGATTTTGTGTCTTTAATGATCATGAATTTTATTGATATTAAACATTTATCCGCCTTTTAA